The segment CGCGGAACCGGTCATGCCGGGGTGAGATTCAGGGCTTGAGGACGGCTTCCTGGGCCGCTCGGGCTGCCCGCCGGGTCGCCAAGTCGGTTTCCACCTCCGTCGGGGTCGGGACTTTGACGGATTCCTCGATTCGCTTGACTTCGGCAGCGGCGAGATCGGCGGCGTTGTCCCTCAGACGCAGGAAACGCAGGCCCAAAACCCAATTGCACCGATCCAGGAACCGCGTCAGCGGTTCCTGGCGGACCTGCGACGGTACACTGTGAACCAGGGTCACGGCGCCGTCCGGCTGGACCGCGATCAGTCCCATGTGGTCACAGCCCATGTGCCCACCCGCCGAGGCACGAAGAACCAGGACCACGTCCCCGGTCCGCAAATCGGGCAGCACGTCGGCCATGCGCTCGCGGGGGATAAGCACATCCTCCCGGATTTCCTTCTTTCCGGATACGTAATCCGATCCCTTGAAGATCACTCGGGTGACGCCGGTCTTCTCATCCCGGACCTCCTCGAATACCTTGGGGCGGACCACATGGGTGAAGGTCTTGGCCGGACGATCTGTGGCCGGACCCAGTTCCTTGCTGACGTCACGCAGCAGCAAGGAGTTATTAGGAACCCAGTCGCCCAGGGTCAAGAAGTTCCGGTTCCGGTAGTCCACGACGCCATCCTTGTGCCGGAGGCGCTCGCTGAGCCGATAGTAGGACGACCAGTCCCTGGCCAGGGACAAGGCCAAGCTCCGCTCGACGAAGACCACGCAGTCGCTCTCGGCGAGGTCGAAGCGGGCGGCATTGAGCCGGTAGGGCTGGCCCAGCGTCCGCCGGGTCAGGACGGCCAGCTCCTCCGGTCCGCTTCGCACCTGGCGGTTGGCCGCGAGGACGCGCTCGTGCAGGCCCAGGAACTCGGCCAGCTCTTCGTTATGCAGGGAATGGACAGGACTTTCAGCCAACTCGCGGTGGCGGGCCGTCTCAACCGAGGACAATGGTCCCGATGTATCGCCAGCGACGGGCTCGCTCTTCTGGGCCGCAGGTGGCGTATCTGCGGACTGGCCCACCACCCCGGTCAGTCCAAGCCCGCCGAGTCCGAGGAACAGCAATACCCATGCCAGTAGCCGCTTCATGCGCAGACCTCCTTCGTTCCCTGGAACCAGGGGCGGAACGTCAAACCACTCACAACGACGTCAAACCGAAGTTCGCGGCGGACACCCGCCGCATGCGGACAAACCCCGACTCACCCGCTGGCGACGGCCGCAAGCAGGAAAAACTAACAACACTTTGACGATTACGCCGAGAGTAACACGAAACCAAGACTAACCTGGAAACCACCGCTTCTTGTGCCGCGCCATTCACGCACTGAGACAATTATTATCGGGGACCAGCCGCCGCGTCAAGACCCATTTTGGCCAAACTTCATATCGTCGGGGCAGATTCCAGCTCCATGCCACTCCGCCATACGCCGGCCACAGGCCGGCGCGGCGATCCGCGAAGCCAGTTGACCACCAGTTATCTCATATGTGGACGGGCATCTACGAGGAGCTCACCCCCGCCCAGCAATCCGTGTTGCCACTCCAGAAAGTCAGTTTCTTCGCCGCGAAGTGAGCCCCCGATCGACGAACACAACCCCGAGAGTCGGTCTGAGGCGTTTCGCCCGGTTGCCGCCCTGAAGTCGATTTCCCCGGTTTACCCGTCCTGAGCCCTCGTTTTCGGTTTTCTATGAAGAGATGGCATCCGACGGCCCCGACGGGGCTCGTGGCCTCGTCAGGGTTTTCTTTCTCCGGGCTGCGCCCGGGCCGGATGCCGTCGAGGAATAGCACATGTTGACGTGTTCAAGTGCCCGGATTGAGATCGATCTGACCTCGCAGTTGAGGACGTTCGGCTTGAGCGGCCCGTCCAGCGGAAAGACCGTTTCGGAATTGCCGGACTGGCTTACCTCGGGCGAGGTCAAGGATACAATAAGAGCATGGCTGCCCTATACCAGTCGCCCCATGAGCGTGGGGGACGCGGTCGAATCGTTGTTGAGCTACGACCGTTTGCTGGCGGCCTTGGAGAAGATCGGATGAGGAAGAAGCGATTTGTCGGATGGGTCCGGGTCTCCTCGCGCGAGCAGGAGCGAGAAGGCTTCTCCCTGGACGTCCAGGAGAAGGCGGCCTACCAGTACGCCGAACACGAGAAGGGCGAGATCGTAACGCAGTTTCGCATTGCTGAAACGGCGACTCGAAAAGAAGAACGAACCGAGTTCAAGAGGCTGGTCCAGTACGTCAAGAAACATGCTCACGAGCTGGACGGCATCCTCTGCTACAAGATCGATCGGGCAACCAGGAACCTGCATGACTACGTTGCCCTGGAGGAGCTGGAGCAGAAGTACGGCGTCCCCCTGATCTGCCTCACCCAGCCGACGGAAGACACGCCCGCCGGCCGAATGATGCGCCGGACTCTAGCCAATATGGCGGCCTTCACGACCGAACAACAAAGCGTGGATGTGACCGAAGGCCTGAAGGCCCGCGCCGAGGCGGGCCTGTTCGTCGGACATACGCCATATGGCTACAGGAACCTCCGGGTCGATGGCCGCAGCATCGTTGAAGTCCATCCCGAGAATGGCCCCAAGGTCACCCGCGTCTTTGAGGCCTATTCGCTGGAGGGGCACACGCTCGACTCGCTCGCGGAGGCGCTCTATGCGGAGGGGACATTCTATACCCCCGAACAGCCTCGATTCCCACGGTCCACCCTGTACAAGATGCTGATCGACCGATCCTACATCGGAGATCTGAAGTACAAAGGACAATGGCTACCCGGCAAGCATCCGCCGCTGGTGAACCGGCATACCTGGGACCGCGTGCAGGAACTGCTGGGCGGCGCCGTCTACCGGAGCCACGAGTCCATTTTCGGCAGTGAGTTGATCGTCTGCGGCCACTGCGGCCGGCCGGTCACCGGGGAACTGGTCACCAAGAAGACCACCGGGAAGGTCTACGTCTATTACCGGTGCGCGCGCTACACCGCCCCGGATCACCCCAGGATCCGGGTACGCGAATTGCAGTTGGACGAGCAGGTGGTTGCCGTTCTCCGCCGCATGCGGGCACAACATGAGTTGACCCGCGAATGGCTGGAGCGTCACCTCCGCCGCCGGACGGCGGAAACCGCCGCCTCGAACGCCGCCAAGGCCTCCGCCGTCCAGAAGGAACTCACATCCGTCCAGAAGCAGCGTGATCAACTCCTGAATCTCCGCCTGCTTGATGAGATCGACAACGATTCCTTCCGGAGCAAGGACGCTGAACTCCGTGACCGCCAGGCCCGACTCGAACTGCAGTTGGAGGCCTGCAGCCGAGACCACCGCGAGAACGGCGAACTGGCCGTCAAAGTGTTTGAACTCTCACAACATCTTGA is part of the Phycisphaerae bacterium genome and harbors:
- a CDS encoding DUF1460 domain-containing protein; this translates as MKRLLAWVLLFLGLGGLGLTGVVGQSADTPPAAQKSEPVAGDTSGPLSSVETARHRELAESPVHSLHNEELAEFLGLHERVLAANRQVRSGPEELAVLTRRTLGQPYRLNAARFDLAESDCVVFVERSLALSLARDWSSYYRLSERLRHKDGVVDYRNRNFLTLGDWVPNNSLLLRDVSKELGPATDRPAKTFTHVVRPKVFEEVRDEKTGVTRVIFKGSDYVSGKKEIREDVLIPRERMADVLPDLRTGDVVLVLRASAGGHMGCDHMGLIAVQPDGAVTLVHSVPSQVRQEPLTRFLDRCNWVLGLRFLRLRDNAADLAAAEVKRIEESVKVPTPTEVETDLATRRAARAAQEAVLKP
- a CDS encoding recombinase family protein, whose product is MRKKRFVGWVRVSSREQEREGFSLDVQEKAAYQYAEHEKGEIVTQFRIAETATRKEERTEFKRLVQYVKKHAHELDGILCYKIDRATRNLHDYVALEELEQKYGVPLICLTQPTEDTPAGRMMRRTLANMAAFTTEQQSVDVTEGLKARAEAGLFVGHTPYGYRNLRVDGRSIVEVHPENGPKVTRVFEAYSLEGHTLDSLAEALYAEGTFYTPEQPRFPRSTLYKMLIDRSYIGDLKYKGQWLPGKHPPLVNRHTWDRVQELLGGAVYRSHESIFGSELIVCGHCGRPVTGELVTKKTTGKVYVYYRCARYTAPDHPRIRVRELQLDEQVVAVLRRMRAQHELTREWLERHLRRRTAETAASNAAKASAVQKELTSVQKQRDQLLNLRLLDEIDNDSFRSKDAELRDRQARLELQLEACSRDHRENGELAVKVFELSQHLEDKWITADPRAKRQILEMLRLNFRLDGASLVMTMRKPFELLSEGPLVQSSRGDWI